Below is a window of 'Nostoc azollae' 0708 DNA.
AGGGTTTAGTTCCTGTCATTGCTTCCAGTTCTTGTGCAAAACGTGAAGCTGTAACTTCTATAACCAAATTACCAATACAACGTTTCGTATTTTCACCAGGATGGATAGAAACTAAATCTAATATTCCTAAGCCTTCAATTCTTTGTCCAAAGCCTGGTTCATAATAATGTCCTAGTAGTTGGGGAGAACCACAGGTAAAAACCCCTGGTGTACCATTTTCGATTTTCTCCCGCATTGCGTCAGCTTTTGCACCTTGTAAGTCCCGCATCACGATTTCTTGCTGACGGTCTTGTGCGCCTCCACCGACTATCACATCCACTGATTTTAGATCATCTGGGGTGGAGTTTTGGTCTAAGGGCAATACTGTGACGTTATATTCCCGCCATTGTGCGCGACGTTCTATAATTATAACATTTCCACGATCACCATAGGTACTCATCAACTGAGGATATAACCAACCTATAATAATTTCCATTTGTCCAGAACGCATAAATCCTCACTTTAACAATTCAAATTAATGTGCGTTCAATGTTACCTCATTTTTTCTATTTCTCCATTTTATCTGGGAATTTTGTAGTTTATGTAACAGTATTTATATTAACTTGTCACTATAATGAATAAAAAGCTAAATTCTAAATCTTACTTCCACTGGTAAAACTACAGAAAGAATCGGGTTTTCTTCACAACTGCATAAATTAATAAATATATGGATTGTCAAACTGCTACTTTAGTCTACCAAGCAGAAAATCATCTCGACAAAATTCAGGATATTTTTCCCGAAGCTTGGAAGTTTTTAGAAGAACAAGCTTTCGCTTATGTTCATAGCAAAGCAGACAAATTTGATTCCTCAGTTAAAAAGTTAGTTGGGGAAACGAACTTTAAATTCAGGATGGTTCACCGTGATGATAAAGACCAATTAACAAAAGATTTGAGTGAGTTATTAGGTGATATCACTTCGCGTTTATTGTTAGAAAAGCATTTTTCTCAAGTTGTTGGTCAGCAGATTTTCTTTAGTACAATTTGTTGTAGCAGCCATCTTACCACAGACCATGAATTATGTTTAGAAGAAGTTTTACCTTTACAACGTGCTGCGGTGAAATTGCAATAGCAAAAAAATTACATTCTCATCACTGTACTAAGGGTTTATCATCGTCTTTTTTACCGGGAGAATCCCACATGTGTAAGTTTATTTTTATCTGACCTTACAACTTATCCAAGGCATAAAATAAATGAATGTTCGTGCGGTATGCCTACGGCATACCGCAAAGGACACAAATAACGTGAAGAAAAGAGAGCTTCAAAGGGTTTTTGAATTAGTCCTGTGATTTTTGTATAAAGACTGGGATACTCCCTTTTTATAAACACTATTCTGTTGGTAAACCATTAACCTGTAGTAAATTTAAATCCCTTTCAAATATCTCATCAATGGGTAACATTTCCCCAATAGTGGTCATAAATTTATGATCTTTTGTTGCCCGAATTATTGTACCATCATCTAAACAATATTCATACACTTCCTGCACACCCCGATGATGCCATTGTGCTATTGGTTGTGTGTAAATATTTCCATTTTCATCAACGCTGAAAAGACTGCACTCAATCCTTTTTTCGACAATTTCCCCAATAGGAATCAAACCATATTCAACAGTCAAAACCTCTGTTTTATAACTTAAACAATACTCGGCAAATTTCAACATATCTGCAAATAGCTTTTCTGCAACTTGCTTCTTCACCCCATTTTTCATTGCACCGTCAATAAACTTTTCTTCCTGCTTCTGCATTTCCGAAACTTTCTTTTTACCCATAGCACGACGCAGTAAGTCAGCTTGTCCTAAAGAATAACCTGCCATATCTTGAGCAATTTTCATAATTTGCTCTTGATAAACCATAATTCCATAGGTTTCATTTAAAATAGGTTCTAAAATTCCTGTTTCATATTCAATTTCTTCCCTTCGATGTTTACGGTTAATAAACTTAGGAATCAATCCTGCATCTAATGGTCCAGGTCGATAAAGTGCCAAAATAGAAGAAATATCTTCGATATTAGAAGGCTTCAAATCTCTCACTATCTGCTTCATTCCCGAAGATTCTAATTGAAATACACCTTCCAAATCTCCAGATTCTAATAATGAGTATGCCTTTTGTACTTCTTTAGGTAATGTACTATGTTGACCTTTAGCTAATATATGTTGTGCTTTTCTTTCTTGACCAGTAATTTCATCGGGGTCAATTTTGTAACCATTAGTTTCTTGAATTAAATCAATAGTTTTTTGAATCAGAGTCAGGTTACGTAAACCCAAAAAGTCCATTTTTAATAAACCCAATGATTCCAAATCTTCCATGAAATATTGGGTAATTACGGAACCATCATTATTTCGTTGTAAAGGAACAATTTCATCTAAAGGTTCAGCAGAAATAACCACACCTGCTGCATGAACACCAAAGGTTTTATTAGTTCCTTCAATTCGCATAGCCATATCTAGCCAATGACGAATTTTAGCATCATGATCATATTTTTCCTTAAACTCTGGTGCTGGTGTTTCATTAGAAACCATAACTTTGAGTTTAGTTGGTTTTCCCCGTACCACCGGAATCATTTTCGCCATTTTGTCAGCTTCCCCATAGGGAATATCCAACACTCTAGCCACATCTTTTAATACTGCTTTTGATGTTAAACGGTTAAAAGTAATAATTTGGGCAACTCTATCAGCACCATATTTATTAGTTACATATTCAATTACTTGATCTCGTTTCTCAATGCAAAAATCCGTATCAATATCAGGCATTGATTTCCGTTCTGGGTTCAAAAATCGCTCGAATAGTAAACCATGATGTACCGGGTCAATATTAGTAATTCGCATGGCATAAGCGACCAAAGAACCGGCCGCAGAACCACGACCTGGTCCCACAGGAATATTATTATCTCGCGCAAATTTGATGTAGTCCCACACAACTAAAAAGTATGTAGAAAAACCCATTCTTTGCAGCATTTTTAATTCATATTCCAATCTTTCTTTATAAATTTGATCTACTTCGCTGCGAGATTTGCGATTTAATCTTTCTAAAAGTCCTTGCCAAGCAATTTCTTCTGCGTAAGTATCAGGAGTGTGACCGGAAGGAATAGGAGGAGTAGGAATTTTCGGCTCATCCATAATATGGTAAGGCTCGATTTTATCCCCTACTTCTTCCGTTGTGGCAATGGCTTCGGCAATGACATAATCGGGTAAATGATCACGAAATAGCTGTTGCATTTCTTGGGCAGATTTGAGATATTCTGTGCCGCTATACCTCATTCTCTTATCTTCACTAATTAGCTGTCCTGTTTGAATACAAAGTAAAGCGTCGTGTGCTTCTACGTCAAAGCAAGAAATGTAATGGGAATCATTGGTAGCAATAAATTTAATGCCTAATTCACGGGCAATTTTCACAATTTCGACATTAACAATTCTGTCTTCTTGTGAACCGTGGTCTTGAATTTCTAAATAGAAATCTTCACCAAATACTTCTTTATACCATTTAGCAACTTTTCGGGCGGCATCTGGTCTCTTACTAAGAATTGCTTGGGGAATTTCTCCACCTAAACATGCGCTGGTGACAATTAAACCTTCTTTATATTCTTTGAGCGAATTTTTATTAATACAAGGACGGGAAAAAATACCTTTACCTTGCACACCTTGAAGGTGAGAAATTGTGGTTAATTTAACTAAATTTCTATAACCTTTTGTATTTTTAGCTAAGACAACTTGATGATATTTAGGACGGCGTTCTTGTTTTTCAATATCACCGTTAATAATATACATTTCGTTGCCAATAATTGGCTTAATATTCTTACTACGACAGACTTTTATCAGTTCAACAGCGCCATACATGACACCATGATCTGTGAGGGCGATCGCTTTCATCCCCAGTGTGATCGCTTGATCTACTAACTCTGGTAATTGACTTGCTCCATCGAGCAAACTATAGTCACTGTGAATATGTAAAGGTACAAAAGACATAAGCAATTAAAAATTCAACAATTAAAAATTCAACAATTAAAAATTAAAAAATCAAGATGCAGTAACAGCTTAACAGTTTTTCTCCACAATGACCTCTAACAATGCGAAACTTTTCTCCTGACAACTGATGTTCTAGTAGAGACAAATATACAATAGTATCCATCATGAACAAAATTAAGGCTATTACCTGGTTAAAGCGTATTCCTCTCACCTTACAAATCATCATTGCCCTAGTCCTGCCAATCATCTTAGGTATGGCTTTAGGCGGAGGAAATCCTAGCCGCAGCAATGCCACCTTAATTACTAACTTAGCAATTCCCGCTGAATTAGTATTCAAAGCACTCCGCGCCTTAGCTACACCTTTAATTCTAGTAGCAGTGCTCCACACCTTCATGACTACCAATCTTCCCGGTACAGCCGGTAGACGGTTAGCAGTGCTGCTTTTAACTAACACCATACTAGCTATTGTTGTGGTACTCTTAGTACCCAACATTTTACGTCCAGGTACTTGGGGAACTTTAGTAGCCCCAGGTAGCACAGAAATCACTCCTAAAAGTTTCGACCCTTGGGGATTATTTAAAGATGCCTTACCAGAAGCCATCCTCAAACCCCTGGTTGATAATAATGTCATCCAACTCATCGTTATCGCCCTCAGCTTTGGTATAGTTTTACAAGCATTAAAATCAGAACAAATCAATGCTGGAAAGACAGCATACCAACGAATTGAAGATGTAATTGCCATATTATTTGAAGCAATTATCAGTATCCTCAAGTGGGTAATTGCCTTAGTACCTATATTAGTATAGTCGCCAAAATCACTGCCGGAAGAGGCTTTGTAGCATTTCAATCCTTAGCAGCCTTCATCTTAGCAGTGTTAGTAACCTTATTTTTACAAGCTTGTTATTACCTCACCAGAGTGAAATTTGGTTCTTGGGTAAACCCGGTGAAATTCTTAGCTGGTGCTGCTGATACCTATTTAACAGGCTTTCCCACCTCTTCTTCAAGAAGAGCAATGCCCATCACTTTTGAAGTTTCACAAACAAAAATTGCTTTAAGAAAATCTTCTGCTTCTTTAGACGCATTAGTTGGCGCAAATTTCAATAATGATGGCACAGCCCTTTATGAAGCCATATCTGCATTGTATATTTCCCAAGTCATTGGGCAACATCTGAGTTTAGGACAGCAATTAGTTGTCGTTCTCACATCTATTTTTGCCTCAGTGGGTGGAGCAGGTATTCCCAATGCTGGACTAGTAACGATGACCTTGGTTTTCACTTCCGTAGGTTTACCGATACAGTATATAGCTTTATTGGTGACAGTAGACTGGTTTTTAGATCGTTGTCGCACGGCAATAAATGTCATGGGAGATATCACTGTCAGTGCTTTACTAGATGGCAAAAAGCCCCGTTCTATAGACGAGGCGTAATCAGTTATCAGTTGCCAGTTGCCCAATGCCCAATTTTTTAAGACTGGTGATGTCCTTTAGCATCGCAATGTTTAACCAAGCACCGTTCTAAAAGTTGGATTCGCCAAAGTAAGGCAAAGCGGTAAGGATTCCATATCAATTTAGTATTAGGACTAAATAAGGGTTGGTTCAAATAATGCCAAAGAGGGAATTTAATTGTTGTGTTTTTACAAGCCATAGGAGGAACAAAACTTTATAAAATTGCGTCAGGAGTAGTTGTGATTTCATTGAATAATTAAGTTTCAACTACTAAATACCTTTTACATAGAAGATTAAACCAATATTTTTTGATTGTCTTGGTGGAAATCGCGGAAGTTAAAAAAATTTAACTTTTGCATTCTTCAAAAAAGTTTGACTAAATCCTGCATTTGTTGCTGGTGCGAACTTTGGTAGGGGGGAAGACTGAGAAGGAAGTTTTGATAAGCCATGGAGATTTGTCTAGCCACTTCATCAATAGGTATACAACCAATAGTTGTCCCCAACCCAGGAACAGCGACTATATTAATTTGTTTTTCTAAACAATTACAGTAGAATTTATTATGTTGACGAATTACCAACAGAGTTGACCACATACCTTGATACACATGATCTTTACCAGCCATAGATATGGGCATTCTGAGACTTGGAGTATGAGCAATAAAAGGATGTAAAGAGTGATTTATTTCTAAAATTAAGGATGAACCTATGGGTTGATCTCCTAAATACTCTTCTTGAATGCGTTGTTGTAATAATTTTTCTACATCTTCACCGAAAAATCTGAGAACTGCTGCATCAATATTATTGTTAGCAGAGGACAAGCAACTAGAGGCGGTAACTACACGATCTAAAAGAGGCAAATCTTCAAAAGTGCCATTAACTATTTCTACATTAGGTAAGCCTTCAAAATAATCTGCAAAAGTTCTGCATAAAAAAGTTTTAGTATGTAGCAAAATCAGTTTTAAGGGAATATTATAACCCCAAGTTAGACAGGAATCTGTGTTGAGGTCTTTACTTTTTTAGTTTGATTCATTAATCAAGAAAATTAGATGGCACTTAATAACAACAAAGGAAGATAGAATCAATGTTTAACTTAATATGAGCTAATTTTCATGTTGTTACTCCCTCATTTATTTTAATTGGAAAGACTGATTGTTTAAGTACATGATAAATATCTAAAAATAATAATTGTAGAGGTTCATTGGCAATAATCGGATAAGGAAGTAATTGTAAACAATCCTCTAAATTATGGACAATTTTCTGCAAACTTGTAAATCCTAGCATGGCTGGGCCACCTTTGAGGCTAAAGGTAGTAGGGAAAATTGCTTCTAATTCGTATCTATCATCAATTGTATTTTGCATATTCAGGGAACCGTTGTAGATGGTGTTCAGGTGTTCTTGTGATTCCTCGACATAGTAACCTATGATGTTTTGAAATTTTTCTGGGTTCATAATTTTAATAGGTGTTAGTTGAAAACCAATATCCAATCATACTTATTAGGCATTCTTTGCCAGTATTCTGATAGTACAGGTGCTATTTCTTAGGAACATCTTCGGTATACAAACCAAACAACTAAGGAGTATGTTAGAGTATGTTTGAAGTTTGATTGTTTTGACAACTACTGGTGAATAACTACAAGAGAGGATGCTCTTCTTCCAGAAAGAGACTCCTTAATGTTTGTTGTTCGTATTTAGTTAGACTACCCACTTCTAACTGGATTCCTATCTTGAGTTAACGCAAAAAACCGCTTTCACTAGTGAAGCGGTTCTGAATCTATAAAGGGAATAGGGAATAGGGTTTAGGGAGATCGAGAGAATAATATATTCCCTCCTGATTCCTGATAGCGTACCCTACGGCAAGTAAGCTAAACTTAGTGTGCCGTAGGCATAGCGTGACGATAGCCATACTCCTTCTAATAATGTGTACCTGTCTTGCGGTGGTTGATAGCTGTTATGGCATCGGGTTTGAGTAATTTACCGTTATCTACGGTTGCATAGACTACCCAATGATCACCACATTCCAGACGTTGGTTAACGGAACATTCTAAATATGCTGAAGCGTCAGTGAGAACTGTACAACCGTTGTCTGCGTCTACAGTCTGGAAGTTAGCAAACCGGTCTTCTCCGGGGGTGAAATTTTTACGGAAATGTTTCATGTAGTCTACATGAACTCCTTCCGGGAGAATATTCAGGACAAATTTACCACCGGGATACATGAGGGATTCTACGGCTCTATCTTTGGCGATCGCCACCGTAATTCCTGGTGGGTTAAAAGTAGCTTGAGAAACCCAAGCACCTAACATTCCTGTGGAAACTTCTCCTTGTTTAGCACTGACCACACAGACAGAACCAATAATTCTGCCCACTGCTTGTTCTGTTGGGGTAGCTGCTTGTTGGGGTACACGAATTTTCCTAGCCTTTTTCAACCCCTGTGCAAAATCTGTACCAATTTCTTCACACATTTTCAGAGTCACTTCATCAGGTTTAAACTTCACTTTCAACGTGTCGAAGCCAAACCGATATCCAGCATCTCGCAGTTTACATTCAACTAAATCTAAAGCTTCTCCACTCCAACCATAGGAACCAAACACCCCAGCCAGTTTACTACTGTCACCAGTAGCTAAGACAATACCTAAAGCTGTGTGAATAGGTGTAGGTGCATGACCACCAATAGTCGGAGTACCAATAATTAA
It encodes the following:
- a CDS encoding type 1 glutamine amidotransferase, whose product is MRSGQMEIIIGWLYPQLMSTYGDRGNVIIIERRAQWREYNVTVLPLDQNSTPDDLKSVDVIVGGGAQDRQQEIVMRDLQGAKADAMREKIENGTPGVFTCGSPQLLGHYYEPGFGQRIEGLGILDLVSIHPGENTKRCIGNLVIEVTASRFAQELEAMTGTKPYLVGFENHGGRTKLGKVEALGRVVYGLGNNGEDGTEGAFYQNAIATYSHGPLLPKNPFVADWLIQTALRLKYQEEIQLSPLNDTLAMQGREAMFKRLKVNLPLAGRI
- a CDS encoding trans-splicing intein-formed DNA polymerase III subunit alpha N-terminal partner DnaE-N, with the protein product MSFVPLHIHSDYSLLDGASQLPELVDQAITLGMKAIALTDHGVMYGAVELIKVCRSKNIKPIIGNEMYIINGDIEKQERRPKYHQVVLAKNTKGYRNLVKLTTISHLQGVQGKGIFSRPCINKNSLKEYKEGLIVTSACLGGEIPQAILSKRPDAARKVAKWYKEVFGEDFYLEIQDHGSQEDRIVNVEIVKIARELGIKFIATNDSHYISCFDVEAHDALLCIQTGQLISEDKRMRYSGTEYLKSAQEMQQLFRDHLPDYVIAEAIATTEEVGDKIEPYHIMDEPKIPTPPIPSGHTPDTYAEEIAWQGLLERLNRKSRSEVDQIYKERLEYELKMLQRMGFSTYFLVVWDYIKFARDNNIPVGPGRGSAAGSLVAYAMRITNIDPVHHGLLFERFLNPERKSMPDIDTDFCIEKRDQVIEYVTNKYGADRVAQIITFNRLTSKAVLKDVARVLDIPYGEADKMAKMIPVVRGKPTKLKVMVSNETPAPEFKEKYDHDAKIRHWLDMAMRIEGTNKTFGVHAAGVVISAEPLDEIVPLQRNNDGSVITQYFMEDLESLGLLKMDFLGLRNLTLIQKTIDLIQETNGYKIDPDEITGQERKAQHILAKGQHSTLPKEVQKAYSLLESGDLEGVFQLESSGMKQIVRDLKPSNIEDISSILALYRPGPLDAGLIPKFINRKHRREEIEYETGILEPILNETYGIMVYQEQIMKIAQDMAGYSLGQADLLRRAMGKKKVSEMQKQEEKFIDGAMKNGVKKQVAEKLFADMLKFAEYCLSYKTEVLTVEYGLIPIGEIVEKRIECSLFSVDENGNIYTQPIAQWHHRGVQEVYEYCLDDGTIIRATKDHKFMTTIGEMLPIDEIFERDLNLLQVNGLPTE
- a CDS encoding macro domain-containing protein, producing MLHTKTFLCRTFADYFEGLPNVEIVNGTFEDLPLLDRVVTASSCLSSANNNIDAAVLRFFGEDVEKLLQQRIQEEYLGDQPIGSSLILEINHSLHPFIAHTPSLRMPISMAGKDHVYQGMWSTLLVIRQHNKFYCNCLEKQINIVAVPGLGTTIGCIPIDEVARQISMAYQNFLLSLPPYQSSHQQQMQDLVKLF
- a CDS encoding Hpt domain-containing protein, producing the protein MDIGFQLTPIKIMNPEKFQNIIGYYVEESQEHLNTIYNGSLNMQNTIDDRYELEAIFPTTFSLKGGPAMLGFTSLQKIVHNLEDCLQLLPYPIIANEPLQLLFLDIYHVLKQSVFPIKINEGVTT